Proteins co-encoded in one Arachis hypogaea cultivar Tifrunner chromosome 13, arahy.Tifrunner.gnm2.J5K5, whole genome shotgun sequence genomic window:
- the LOC112736588 gene encoding large ribosomal subunit protein uL29 encodes MARLKVYELRNKTKAELLSQLKDLKAELALLRVAKVTGGAPNKLSKIKLVRLSIAQVLTVISQKQKSVLREAYKKKKYLPLDLRPKKTRAIRRRLTKHQASLKTEREKKKEVYFPLRKYAVKQNNYSL; translated from the exons ATGG CGAGATTGAAGGTGTACGAGCTGAGGAACAAAACGAAAGCAGAGCTTCTGAGCCAATTGAAGGATCTGAAAGCTGAGCTGGCACTCCTCCGTGTTGCCAAGGTCACTGGCGGAGCACCCAACAAGCTCTCCAAAAT AAAATTGGTGCGGCTATCGATAGCGCAGGTGTTGACGGTTATTTCCCAGAAGCAAAAGTCGGTGCTGAGGGAAGCTTACAAGAAGAAGAAGTATCTGCCTTTGGATCTGCGTCCTAAGAAGACCAGAGCTATCAGAAGACGCCTCACCAAGCACCAG GCTTCTTTGAAGACAGAgcgtgagaagaagaaggaagtatACTTCCCATTGAGAAAATATGCAGTTAAG CAAAATAACTACTCCCTTTGA
- the LOC112732468 gene encoding uncharacterized protein produces the protein MESWRHGDGDGGLSTLNSQVSTQTVWVWEHAKGKGETGEGDGGTVFLKSVDASHVSKIADALFKLLRDLVLFVGPENVVHVVTNNAANYIAAGRLLESEFPRLYWSPSVAHCVNMMLQDIWKLEEMTEIVSQASMIMKYIYNHYHPLYLMRNFTGRQKILRPALTRFAINFIALQSILAKNDALRAMVTSRKWTSSAYSKEAKAKNEDRAAMGFLYQVIYKAMEEIVKMFQKRKKVVDPYLKILDSRCGSQLRKNLHATGYWLNPAFRFNAGEFEKHKQTTSGLLDVIERYAYDDADLNSKLTNEMRIFKNAKGYFGRQSTIRERRTVMPDQLNLKDDRDDDEANNNSMKNANQNEINQDVAPDLSDEERYPDFEITHWI, from the exons ATGGAGTCATGGCGccatggtgatggtgatggtggtcTCTCAACTCTCAACTCTCAAGTCTCAACTCAAACCGTTTGGGTATGGGAGCATGCGAAGGGAAAGGGGGAAACAGGGGAAGGGGATGGAG GAACTGTTTTCCTAAAGTCAGTTGATGCTTCTCATGTCTCGAAAATTGCTGATGCTTTGTTTAAGTTGCTTAGGGATCTTGTGTTATTTGTTGGTCCTGAGAATGTTGTACATGTAGTGACAAATAATGCTGCAAATTACATTGCTGCTGGAAGGTTGTTGGAATCGGAGTTTCCTAGATTGTATTGGTCTCCTTCTGTAGCACATTGTGTTAATATGATGTTGCAGGATATTTGGAAGTTAGAGGAAATGACTGAAATTGTGTCACAAGCTTCAATGATTATGAAGTATATCTATAATCATTACCATCCTTTGTACTTGATGAGAAACTTCACTGGCAGACAAAAAATACTTCGTCCAGCTCTAACTCGATTTGCCATTAATTTCATTGCTTTGCAAAGTATTTTGGCTAAAAATGATGCATTGAGAGCTATGGTGACATCTAGAAAATGGACAAGCTCAGCTTACTCTAAAGAAGCCAAAGCCAAAAA TGAAGATAGAGCTGCAATGGGTTTCCTTTATCAAGTTATTTATAAGGCTATGGAAGAGATAGTGAAGATGtttcaaaaaagaaagaaggttGTTGATCCTTATTTAAAGATTTTAGATTCACGTTGCGGTTCACAACTTCGAAAAAACCTTCATGCTACTGGTTATTGGTTAAATCCAGCTTTTCGATTTAATGCTGGTGAATTTGAAAAGCACAAGCAAACAACTTCTGGCCTACTAGATGTCATTGAGAGATATGCTTACGATGATGcagatttaaattctaaattgacaaatgagatgagaatATTTAAGAATGCTAAAGGATACTTTGGAAGACAGTCTACAATACGCGAGCGACGTACAGTGATGCCtg ATCAATTGAATCTGAAAGATGATCGAGATGATGATGAAGctaataataattctatgaaaaaTGCAAATCAGAATGAAATTAATCAGGATGTAGCTCCAGATTTGTCAGATGAAGAAAGATATCCAGACTTTGAAATTACTCATTGGATATAA
- the LOC112732469 gene encoding uncharacterized protein, giving the protein MASSNTPSETPTPTSQEQGSTPDPTIGTQKNSNRGKTDPAWGHCKQVLDKGKTALVCIYCEKHIRGGGINRVKHHLAGKGRDIEACRKVPAAVRHQFSQNIEDLRTKKRKTQEEYAESYGACDDVEREFDEIERNEMRQQQASRIPAPSSRKGVGKQLKGLQSFFPPAATPGAQPSIKIVLQSKEIVEKCDIAIARWMMDASVPFNAVNSAYYQPMIDAIANMGAGYKGPNYQRVHGYLLSKLVEDVKKMIEGYRVIWKQTGCTIMADGWTDRCRRTLINFLVYCPKGTVFLKSVDASHISKTAEALFKLLRDVVLFVGPENVVHVVTDNAANYVAAGRLLESEFPRLYWSPCAAHCINLML; this is encoded by the coding sequence ATGGCTTCATCAAATACACCATCAGAAACACCAACACCAACTTCTCAGGAACAAGGATCAACTCCTGATCCAACAATTGGAACCCAAAAAAATAGTAACAGAGGAAAAACTGATCCTGCATGGGGCCATTGTAAACAAGTTTTGGATAAAGGAAAAACTGCTCTGGTATGTATTTATTGCGAGAAGCATATTAGGGGTGGAGGAATTAATCGGGTTAAGCATCATTTGGCTGGAAAAGGTAGAGATATTGAGGCATGTCGAAAGGTGCCAGCTGCGGTGAGACACCAATTCTCCCAAAACATTGAAGATCTTCgaaccaagaaaagaaaaactcaagaagaaTATGCAGAAAGTTATGGTGCTTGTGATGACGTTGAAAGGGAATTTGATGAGATTGAACGTAATGAGATGCGACAACAACAAGCATCAAGAATTCCAGCACCTAGCTCTAGAAAGGGAGTTGGAAAACAACTCAAGGGACTACAATCCTTTTTTCCACCGGCAGCAACACCTGGTGCTCAACCAAGTATTAAAATTGTTCTCCAAAGCAAAGAAATTGTGGAGAAGTGTGATATTGCTATTGCAAGATGGATGATGGATGCCTCTGTGCCATTCAATGCGGTTAATTCAGCTTATTATCAGCCGATGATCGATGCTATCGCAAATATGGGTGCAGGGTATAAAGGGCCAAATTACCAAAGAGTTCATGGATATTTGTTGAGTAAATTGGTTGAAGATGTAAAGAAGATGATTGAAGGTTATCGTGTGATTTGGAAACAAACTGGATGTACTATCATGGCTGATGGATGGACTGATCGTTGTAGGCGTACTTTAATTAATTTCTTGGTTTATTGTCCTAAAGGAACTGTTTTCCTAAAGTCAGTTGATGCTTCTCATATCTCGAAAACTGCTGAGGCTTTGTTTAAGTTGCTTAGGGATGTTGTGTTATTTGTTGGTCCTGAGAATGTTGTACATGTAGTGACGGATAATGCTGCAAATTACGTTGCTGCTGGAAGGTTGTTGGAATCAGAGTTTCCTAGATTGTATTGGTCTCCTTGTGCGGCACATTGTATTAATCTGATGTTGTAG
- the LOC112736585 gene encoding exocyst complex component EXO70H1: MPRKGMRSIFFKPSSSHHPPRHYSLPPPSPLRTFSDTLMDDNIHKAESLITKWDYNNNNNNSVSSRLSNSSSLFSGTRLDAKHYIDAVKGLQSAMKYLVAQDPSSAYLLRAQSLMQIAMKTLEREFHQILKANREYLDPETVSNRSETLSNRSSTDFGQNSFSDFDEIVSDDEFRLAGEGVADAERASMLAVNDLKAIADCMISTGYGRECVRIYVLVRKSIVDEALYNLGVEQLSFSRLQKMDWEVVELKIKHWLNAMKVAVGTLFNGERILCDSVFAATAPEKRIAESSFAEITRDGAMMLFGFPEMVAKCKKTPEKMFRTLDMYEAISENWQQIESIFSFESTAKVRTQAVTSLVKLGDAVRTMLSDFESAIQKEPCKTTIPGGGVHPITGYVLNYISLLADYSGVLVDIIADYPQSPMPESFYRSPIHEDSTSSSFSTVPSPAISERIAWLILVVLCKLDVKAERYKDVALSYLFLANNMHYVVEKVRKSNLGLLLGEEWMAKHEAKTKEYVAKYERVGWNSVLTSLPENPAAEISAEQAKACFVSFNTAFHEACKKQSGWVVPDPKLRDEIKVSIALKLVSKYGEFYDKNRVGSESAIRFLPDDIGNQLSDILYGIGESSSGSSHALTTSSSRRSNGSSR, from the coding sequence atGCCGAGAAAAGGAATGAGAAGTATCTTCTTCAAACCTTCATCTTCTCATCATCCGCCACGTCACTACTCACTACCACCACCCTCCCCTCTTCGCACCTTCTCCGACACCCTTATGGACGATAACATCCATAAGGCGGAGTCACTTATAACCAAGTGggattataataataacaataataactccGTTAGTTCACGCCTTTCAAACTCTAGCTCACTCTTCAGCGGAACACGCCtggatgccaaacactacattGACGCCGTCAAGGGCCTACAGTCCGCTATGAAGTACCTCGTCGCACAGGATCCCTCCTCTGCTTATCTTCTTCGAGCACAGTCTCTCATGCAAATCGCAATGAAAACTCTTGAGAGAGAGTTTCACCAGATCCTAAAGGCCAATAGGGAATACCTCGATCCCGAAACCGTTTCTAACCGCTCCGAAACCCTTTCTAACCGTTCTTCAACGGATTTCGGCCAGAACAGTTTCTCCGATTTCGATGAGATTGTTTCCGACGATGAGTTTCGCCTTGCCGGAGAAGGAGTCGCTGATGCCGAGAGAGCTTCCATGCTTGCCGTCAACGATTTGAAAGCAATCGCGGATTGCATGATTTCCACTGGCTACGGAAGAGAGTGCGTTAGGATTTACGTGTTGGTGAGGAAATCGATCGTTGATGAAGCTCTTTACAATCTTGGAGTGGAGCAGTTGAGCTTCTCGCGTCTCCAGAAGATGGATTGGGAGGTGGTTGAGTTGAAGATCAAGCACTGGCTCAATGCGATGAAGGTTGCCGTCGGAACTCTCTTCAACGGTGAGAGGATACTCTGCGATAGTGTCTTCGCTGCCACCGCGCCGGAGAAACGGATCGCGGAGTCTTCCTTCGCTGAGATCACTAGAGACGGCGCCATGATGCTGTTTGGATTCCCGGAAATGGTTGCAAAGTGCAAGAAAACGCCGGAGAAGATGTTCAGGACTCTCGATATGTACGAAGCGATCTCCGAAAACTGGCAGCAGATTGAATCCATCTTCTCCTTCGAATCAACCGCCAAAGTCCGTACGCAGGCGGTTACTTCCTTGGTGAAGCTTGGCGACGCCGTGAGGACGATGCTATCGGACTTTGAATCGGCGATTCAGAAGGAACCGTGCAAGACGACGATTCCCGGCGGTGGAGTACACCCAATCACGGGCTACGTGTTGAACTACATCTCTCTCCTAGCCGATTATAGCGGCGTCCTCGTTGACATAATCGCCGATTATCCACAGTCTCCGATGCCGGAATCTTTCTACCGAAGCCCGATCCACGAGGATAGCACGTCGTCGTCCTTCTCCACGGTTCCGTCGCCGGCGATCTCAGAGCGAATCGCATGGCTGATCCTCGTGGTTCTCTGCAAGCTCGACGTGAAAGCGGAGCGCTACAAGGACGTGGCGCTTTCTTACCTCTTCCTCGCTAACAACATGCATTACGTAGTAGAAAAGGTTCGAAAATCGAACCTAGGGTTGCTCCTCGGTGAAGAGTGGATGGCGAAGCACGAAGCGAAGACGAAGGAATACGTAGCCAAATACGAGCGCGTCGGGTGGAACAGCGTGCTCACTTCGCTGCCGGAGAATCCTGCGGCGGAGATCTCAGCGGAGCAAGCTAAGGCTTGCTTCGTTAGCTTCAACACAGCGTTTCACGAAGCCTGCAAAAAACAAAGCGGGTGGGTTGTACCCGACCCGAAACTGAGAGACGAAATCAAAGTCTCGATAGCTTTGAAGCTGGTTTCCAAGTACGGCGAGTTCTACGATAAGAATAGGGTCGGGTCTGAATCGGCAATACGGTTCTTACCCGACGATATTGGAAACCAATTGTCAGATATTTTGTACGGCATTGGAGAATCGAGTAGTGGCTCGTCGCATGCTTTGACGACGTCGTCTTCACGTCGCTCCAACGGAAGCAGCAGGTGA